A genomic region of Cannabis sativa cultivar Pink pepper isolate KNU-18-1 chromosome 1, ASM2916894v1, whole genome shotgun sequence contains the following coding sequences:
- the LOC115705279 gene encoding methyl-CpG-binding domain-containing protein 11, with product MENKVDEVVSVELPAPPAWKKLFVPKKAGTPRKTEVIFIAPSGEEISTRKQLEQYLKSHPGNPPVSEFDWTTGETPRRSARISEKVKVTPPPPENEPPRKRRRSSISKKDKKEGEVAHEENEAQAAEKTDAGADGAGNGSNVEENNSTKIDDAIMIEETKGESDTKDKESDEQVVAEAAAEEQLLGEAVATENGKESFPKVEAEKANENAQKETETSTVTAVEVEKVNENVQIETETTTVTAAEVEKVNEDVQIETETATVTATEVEMVNENVQIDIETATVTAAEAEIVNENVQIETETTTITAAEVEIVNENVQIETETATVTAAEAEIMNENVQIETEIATVATAEAVKTNENVQKETDTATITAADTEKAYENVTAFVTAEANGGAEKEDPSGVAPPSQAETKGVDVEENITKADEGVVDHGKVDHMGRVDAPQQPPAPSPVSC from the exons ATGGAGAACAAAGTGGATGAGGTTGTGTCTGTTGAGCTTCCAGCTCCTCCTGCTTGGAAAAAACTG TTTGTGCCAAAGAAGGCAGGAACACCAAGGAAAACTGAGGTTATTTTTATCGCACCTAGTGGGGAAGAGATATCGACTAGAAAGCAATTGGAGCAGTACCTAAAATCACATCCTGGGAATCCTCCTGTATCGGAATTTGACTGGACTACTGGTGAGACTCCTCGGCGATCTGCAAGAATCAGTGAGAAGGTGAAGGTAACCCCACCACCACCAGAAAATGAGCCACCCAGAAAACGTCGAAGATCATCAATCTCGAAGAAGGACAAGAAAGAAGGGGAAGTTGCTCATGAAGAAAATGAAGCACAGGCTGCTGAAAAGACAGATGCTGGAGCTGATGGGGCCGGGAATGGTAGCAATGTGGAAGAAAATAACAGTACTAAGATTGATGATGCTATTATGATTGAAGAAACTAAAGGTGAGAGTGATACTAAGGATAAGGAAAGTGATGAGCAAGTAGTTGCAGAAGCAGCTGCAGAAGAACAACTTTTGGGTGAAGCTGTGGCTACTGAGAATGGAAAGGAAAGCTTTCCCAAAGTTGAAGCTGAGAAAGCAAATGAGAATGCCCAAAAAGAAACCGAGACTTCTACTGTAACTGCAGTTGAGgtagagaaagtgaatgagaatgtCCAGATAGAAACTGAGACTACTACTGTAACTGCAGCTGAGGTAGAAAAAGTGAATGAGGATGTCCAGATAGAAACCGAGACTGCTACTGTAACTGCAACTGAGGTAGAGATGGTGAATGAGAATGTCCAGATAGATATCGAGACTGCTACTGTAACTGCAGCTGAGGCAGAGATAGTGAATGAGAATGTCCAGATAGAAACCGAGACTACTACTATAACTGCAGCTGAGGTAGAGATAGTGAATGAGAATGTCCAGATAGAAACTGAGACTGCTACTGTAACTGCAGCTGAGGCAGAGATAATGAATGAGAATGTCCAGATAGAAACCGAGATTGCTACTGTAGCCACAGCCGAAGCAGTAAAAACAAATGAGAATGTCCAGAAAGAAACCGACACTGCTACTATAACCGCAGCTGACACAGAGAAAGCATATGAAAATGTCACTGCTTTTGTAACCGCAGAAGCAAATGGAGGAGCAGAGAAAGAGGATCCTAGTGGAGTGGCACCTCCATCCCAAGCAGAGACTAAGGGGGTTGATGTTGAGGAGAATATCACGAAGGCGGATGAGGGTGTTGTTGATCACGGAAAGGTTGACCATATGGGGCGAGTTGATGCCCCACAACAACCTCCGGCACCCTCCCCAGTGAGCTGCTGA
- the LOC115705284 gene encoding glucan endo-1,3-beta-glucosidase 14: protein MVNTSSPSSSFFFFFSTKMEISFILPTKQMAFSSISLSLSFCFSLLLFSPLFLKEVNAFTGTYGVNYGRIADNIPPPQSVVTLLKAAKIKNIRIYDANKDVLTAFKGSGIEIIVGLGNEFLKDISVAEDRAMMWIKENVQPYIPGTRIRGIAVGNEILGGSSLELGEVLLPAVKNVYSSLQKLNLHKSIEVSSPHSEAVFANSYPPSSCVFKEDVAQIMIPLLKFFQQIGTPFYINAYPFLAYKSDPEHIDINYALFKKSPGIFDAKTNLHYDNMFDAQLDAAYAALEKAGFPKMEVIVSETGWASKGDSDEAGANLKNARTYNLNLKKKLLKKKGTPYRPKTKVRAYIFALFNENLKPGPTSERNFGLFKADGSISYDIGFTGLAPSSATSSLLSFKGIGIQGLVRSSYSWAFTSCAAVLLLILSS from the exons atgGTGAACACTTCATCTCCctcttcttccttcttcttcttcttctctacaAAAATGGAAATTTCATTCATTCTTCCCACCAAACAAATGGCATTCTCTTCAATCTCCCTCTCCCTTTCCTTCTGCTTCTCTCTACTCTTATTCTCTCCTCTCTTTCTCAAAG AAGTCAACGCCTTTACAGGAACGTATGGAGTAAACTATGGGAGAATAGCAGACAACATACCACCACCACAAAGCGTAGTGACACTTCTCAAAGCAGCAAAGATCAAAAACATAAGAATCTACGACGCAAACAAAGATGTTCTAACGGCTTTCAAAGGTTCAGGAATCGAAATCATTGTAGGACTTGGTAACGAGTTCTTGAAAGATATAAGTGTAGCTGAAGACAGAGCAATGATGTGGATCAAAGAAAATGTTCAGCCTTACATTCCTGGAACTCGAATCAGAGGAATCGCCGTTGGAAACGAGATATTGGGTGGCTCTAGTTTAGAATTGGGTGAAGTTCTTCTCCCAGCTGTGAAAAACGTTTACAGTTCTCTTCAAAAACTTAATCTACACAAATCTATTGAGGTTTCAAGTCCACATTCAGAGGCAGTTTTCGCCAATTCATATCCACCATCTTCATGTGTGTTTAAAGAAGATGTAGCCCAAATCATGATACCACTTTTGAAATTCTTTCAACAAATTGGAACCCCTTTTTATATCAATGCTTACCCTTTTCTAGCTTACAAAAGTGACCCTGAACACATTGATATAAACTATGCTCTGTTCAAGAAAAGTCCTGGCATTTTCGATGCCAAAACTAATCTTCATTACGACAACATGTTCGATGCTCAGCTTGATGCTGCTTATGCAGCTTTGGAGAAAGCTGGGTTTCCTAAAATGGAAGTGATTGTGTCTGAAACAGGTTGGGCTTCGAAAGGTGATAGTGATGAAGCTGGTGCTAATCTCAAAAACGCTAGAACTTATAActtgaatttgaagaaaaaattgCTTAAGAAAAAGGGTACTCCTTATAGGCCTAAGACTAAGGTAAGGGCTTATATTTTCGCTTTGTTTAATGAGAATCTAAAACCTGGTCCAACTTCGGAAAGGAACTTTGGGCTGTTTAAGGCTGATGGGAGTATATCTTATGATATTGGTTTCACTGGGTTGGCTCCTTCTTCTGCCACTTCTTCTCTATTGTCGTTTAAG GGTATTGGAATTCAAGGTTTGGTTCGATCATCGTATTCATGGGCTTTTACGAGCTGTGCTGCGGTTCTGCTTCTAATTTTATCGTCGTGA
- the LOC115705356 gene encoding cucumber peeling cupredoxin-like produces MEKCVIVVVGVMVAVFVEGMFAQSTTVHVVGDSMGWTVPQNPSEYSTWANPKKFFAGDILTFKFMNGRHDVVEVPKASYEGCSASNAIGNTFTTSPTNFSLTQGHHYYICTFGDHCQSGQKLAIQVLSSQEPSHPPSPSNANVPSTPGSSSSPPPSVLAAVFFNLMSIALTLCFSM; encoded by the exons atggaaaaatgtgTTATAGTTGTTGTTGGTGTCATGGTAGCAGTATTTGTGGAAGGCATGTTTGCACAATCAACAACAGTGCATGTGGTTGGAGATAGCATGGGCTGGACCGTCCCACAAAACCCCTCAGAGTATTCCACTTGGGCCAATCCTAAGAAATTCTTTGCTGGCGATATCCTAA CATTCAAGTTCATGAATGGCAGACACGACGTGGTTGAAGTACCAAAAGCATCATACGAGGGTTGTAGTGCATCCAATGCCATAGGCAACACCTTCACAACAAGCCCAACCAACTTTTCTCTCACCCAAGGACACCATTACTACATATGCACCTTCGGCGACCACTGCCAATCTGGCCAGAAGTTAGCCATCCAAGTCCTATCTTCCCAAGAACCCTCCCACCCACCTTCACCATCTAATGCTAATGTCCCGTCTACGCCTGGTTCTTCGTCGTCGCCGCCGCCCTCTGTTCTGGCTGCTGTCTTCTTCAATTTAATGTCCATTGCACTCACTCTCTGTTTCTCTATGTAG
- the LOC115705339 gene encoding protein LURP-one-related 5 — translation MKKGLVVESGYVFDEETSLTVSKTSLFFAGDGFTVYDSRGELVFRVDSYGHNIRDKDELVLMDPHGRCLLTVRRKRPSLHQRWEGYLGERSEGQKPIFSVRRSSIIGRSSVVVEVMGNPEEEYQIEGSFGQRNCTIFNAAKESVAEIKRKVDTSTNVVLAKDVFSLCLKPGFDGAFAMGLVLILDQINGDDFFNVGGGGEELD, via the exons ATGAAAAAGGGGTTGGTAGTTGAATCTGGGTATGTTTTCGATGAAGAGACCAGCCTCACTGTCTCAaaaacctctcttttcttcGCCGGAGATGGCTTCACCGTCTACGATTCAAGAGGTGAACTAGTCTTCCGAGTTGACTCGTACGGACACAATATTCGTGATAAAGACGAACTCGTTCTAATGGACCCTCACGGCCGTTGTCTCCTAACTGTTCGCCGGAAG AGGCCGAGTCTTCATCAACGGTGGGAAGGGTACTTAGGGGAGAGATCGGAGGGTCAGAAACCGATCTTCAGTGTACGGAGATCATCAATAATCGGACGGTCGAGCGTGGTGGTTGAGGTTATGGGAAACCCAGAAGAGGAGTATCAGATCGAAGGGTCATTTGGTCAACGAAATTGCACGATCTTTAACGCAGCGAAGGAATCAGTGGCTGAGATTAAACGCAAAGTTGATACTTCAACCAATGTGGTGCTTGCTAAAGACGTTTTCTCTCTTTGCCTTAAGCCCGGTTTCGATGGAGCCTTTGCCATGGGATTAGTCCTCATTCTTGATCAGATCAACGGTGACGATTTCTTCAACGTTGGAGGAGGAGGAGAAGAGCTtgattaa
- the LOC115705353 gene encoding pseudo histidine-containing phosphotransfer protein 6: protein MLGLGADRLRADMSRLLALLFHQGVLDEQFLQLQQLQDESSPNFVSEVVNIYFHESEKLLRNLRNLLMDKEFWDYKKMGIHLNQFMGSSSSIGAKRVRSVCVAFRAASEQNNRPGCLRALELLEHEYCYLKNKLHELFQLEQQRAMAAGVRYPMQN, encoded by the exons ATGTTGGGGTTGGGTGCAGATCGGTTGCGGGCCGATATGAGTCGTTTGCTCGCACTACTCTTTCACCAG GGAGTATTGGATGAGCAATTCTTGCAGCTGCAACAGCTACAAGATGAGAGCTCACCTAACTTTGTATCTGAGGTTGTAAACATCTACTTCCATGAGTCTGAAAAACTCTTGAGAAATCTCAGAAACTTACT GATGGATAAGGAGTTTTGGGATTACAAGAAAATGGGAATCCATTTGAATCAGTTCATGGGAAGCAGCTCTAGTATTGGTGCTAAAAGAGTCAGAAGTGTTTGCGTTGCCTTTCGAGCCGCTTCTGAACAAAACAACCGTCCCGG GTGCTTGAGAGCTTTGGAGCTTCTGGAACATGAATATTGTTACCTCAAGAACAAATTACACGAACTTTTCCAA TTGGAACAGCAGCGAGCTATGGCAGCTGGAGTTAGGTATCCAATGCAAAATTAA